One Oncorhynchus clarkii lewisi isolate Uvic-CL-2024 chromosome 31, UVic_Ocla_1.0, whole genome shotgun sequence DNA segment encodes these proteins:
- the LOC139391167 gene encoding CD40 ligand-like, translated as MINMYQTNLPPPPIPPRLGSVKSAPGAGHNKPLLGFLIGMIVLQMLLLLGGFTYLYHKENKYDEDFEHKYLDDMIVLRRLGECEKDSQSVLDCEKLVEKYKNIMEKVSQVEGKAVKHTGGVPSYGAMARMIVKQPVVGALPSSKYLEWNIGHSVLRNVQYFKSSWLKVLQPGDYDIYSQVAFSKWHPKTPLASRVKLRKGETGKEKNLMTAYCSLGDQNRTDVCTAFQGGVFSLEPEDQISVWVTDPSLVNYEEGTTTFGLFKL; from the exons ATGATCAACATGTACCAGACCAACCTGCCTCCACCACCGATCCCCCCCCGGCTAGGCTCTGTCAAGTCAGCACCAGGAGCGGGCCACAACAAACCTCTCCTCGGGTTCCTCATTGGTATGATAGTGCTCCAAATGCTGCTACTACTGGGGGGATTCACCTACCTGTACCACAAGGAAAACAAG TATGACGAGGACTTTGAACACAAGTACCTGGATGACATGATCGTCCTGAGGAGACTTGGGGAGTGTGAGAAAGACAGCCAGTCAGTGCTGGactgtgagaagcttgtggagaaatacaaaaacataatgGAAAAG GTCTCACAAGTTGAAGGAAAAG CTGTCAAACACACTGGGGGTGTGCCCTCGTATGGAGCCATGGCACGCATGATAGTCAAGCAACCTGTCGTTGGTGCACTCCCTTCAT CGAAGTATCTGGAGTGGAACATAGGCCACTCAGTGCTGAGGAACGTCCAGTACTTCAAGTCCAGCTGGTTGAAGGTTCTGCAGCCTGGAGACTACGACATTTACTCCCAGGTGGCCTTCTCCAAATGGCACCCCAAAACCCCTCTGGCGAGCCGGGTGAAGctgaggaagggggagacaggaaaGGAGAAGAACCTGATGACAGCCTACTGCAGCCTGGGGGACCAGAACCGGACAGACGTGTGTACGGCGTTCCAGGGAGGAGTGTTCAGTCTGGAGCCTGAAGACCAGATCTCTGTGTGGGTGACGGACCCCAGCCTGGTCAACTATGAGGAGGGGACGACCACCTTTGGATTATTTAAGCTGTAG